In Malus sylvestris chromosome 15, drMalSylv7.2, whole genome shotgun sequence, a single genomic region encodes these proteins:
- the LOC126601139 gene encoding cyprosin-like, which yields MKKEIQCAAIQYGTGAISGFFHQDHVQVGDLVVKDQDFIEATKEPRVTFVAAKFDGILGLGFQDISVGDAVPVWYNLVNQGLVKEPVFSFWLNRNIEGEEGGEIVFSGVDSSHFKGEHTYVPVTQKGYWQFDMGDVLIDGESSGFYANGYSAIADSGTFLLAGPTEVWRGGGGCDHEGSCKRGDKINGQFLWKKNKNKEELLSHKLANERSTDTLFQTILHKPAQK from the exons ATGAAAAAGGAGATTCAATGTGCGGCGATCCAGTATGGAACtggtgcaatttcaggtttctTCCACCAGGACCATGTCCAAGTCGGTGATCTTGTTGTTAAGGATCAGGACTTTATTGAGGCAACCAAAGAGCCTAGAGTCACGTTTGTGGCAGCTAAGTTTGATGGTATTCTTGGACTTGGATTTCAAGATATCTCAGTTGGAGATGCTGTTCCTGTCTGGTATAATTTGGTCAATCAAGGTCTTGTTAAAGAACCAGTTTTCTCATTTTGGTTAAATCGCAATATAGAAGGGGAAGAAGGGGGTGAGATTGTCTTTAGTGGGGTTGATTCTAGTCATTTCAAGGGTGAGCATACATATGTTCCCGTGACTCAGAAAGGCTACTGGCAGTTTGATATGGGTGATGTCTTAATTGATGGTGAATCATCTGGATTTTATGCTAATGGCTATTCAGCAATTGCTGACTCAGGCACCTTCTTATTGGCTGGACCAACGGAAGTATGGAGAGGTGGTGGAGGCTGTGATCATGAGGGATCGTGCAAAAGGGGAGATAAGATTAAT GGTCAGTTTCTTTGgaaaaagaacaagaacaaagaaGAATTGCTTTCGCACAAATTGGCCAATGAGAGGTCAACAGACACATTGTTCCAGACTATACTACACAAGCCGGCGCAAAAATAA